The bacterium genome includes the window TTAATAACGGTTATCTCTAATTCCCCGGCGGGCGACCGCCAACAAGTGCAATTGCGCAGGATGGGCTTGTCCCGTTTTAAACAAATGATGTGGTTGTTGATTTTTATAATTATACGACGGATTTTTCTTTGGGTCGAAGTTGTATCAACCGTGTAGCCGTTATTGAGTTTTTGAAAATTGGTTTCTGGTATTCAGAATTGCTTTTTACCTTTTCAGTGTCTACCGGTAGGAAAGGGTTTGCGATGATTAGATGGGGGTTGTTCAGGTCGTTTTTCGGTCTTTCCGCTTTGCTTTTGGGCGTTTTCGCCGCGCCGGGCGCAGCCCTTCCGGCCGATTCGCTTTGCGCGACGGTTAAGATCGAGATACGTCAGGAGCTTACGCTTGAAAGGCAGGGGTTTGACGCGCATATGCGCATCAATAACGGCCTTGCGACCCTGCCGCTGGAAAACCTGGGCATTGTCGTCAGGTTTTACGACGCCGACGGCAACCCCGTCCTCGCTACCGGCAATCCAAACCCAGCTCCCGGCTCTCCCGAGGCAGAGGCCAGGTTCTATATCCGGGTGGATTCAACCGAAAACATCTCTTCGGTAGACGGCACCGGTACCGTTGCGCCCTCTACCTCGGCCGACATCCACTGGCTGATCATTCCCGCTCCGGGAGCGGCGGGGGCGATTCCCCAGGGGACGCCCTATAATGTGGGCGCGACGCTCTCCTACACTCTCGGCGGCGAGGTGCAGACCACCGAGGTTCTTCCCGATACGATTTACGTCAAACCGATGCCGGAGCTGAAACTCGATTATTTCCTTCCCGGACAGGTTTACGCCGACGACCCTTTTACTCAGCCGGTTGAGCCCGCCATCCCCTTCAGCCTCGGACTTCGCGTGAAAAACGCCGGCTTTGGATTCGCAAAAGCCGTAAAGGTCGATTCGGGGCAGCCAAAGATAATTGAAAATGAACAGGGCCTGCTGGTGGGATTCGCCATCGAGGGAAGCGAGGTCAACGGCCTTCCGGCTATTCCCGGCCTTCTGGTAGATTTCGGCGATATCCCCCCGTCCGGCATGGGCGTTGCACGCTGGATCATGACTTCGACCCTTTCAGGCACATTTTCAGAATTTACGGCGACGCTCAGCCATTCGGACGAGTTGGGCGGCAAGCTGACTTCTTTGATTACCTCCGCAGCTACTCATACGCTGGTTGCCGATGTGCTCGCAGACCTGCCCGGACGCGATTCGATAAGGGATTTTCTGGCGAATGACGGCGGCGCGAGTTTACCTGTTTATCGCCTGTACGAATCGGAAGGGGATGACTTTACCGCAGTCTCGGATATGTCCTCGACCGCGGAATTTCTATTGGTTTCCGGAGGCCGTTACTCGATTTCCCATGAGTCGTCCCAGACACCCGTATATGTGAAGAAGGTTGATCCGTCCGGGGGCCAGAAAATCGTCAAGGAGGTCATCCGTTCAGACGGCAAACACATCAAGCCGCAGAATGTCTGGCTTTCACAAACCTGGGATAAGGAAGCCGAAAGGTGGGATTATTTTTTCAATCTTTTCGATGTCGATTCCACCGGGGTGTATACGGTGGTTTTCGACGTTCCCCCGCAGGTCCCCCAACCGCCGGTGCTTCAGTTCATAGCGGATAAAACGGTTGCAGAGGGCGAAGAGGTGGCTTTTCTTGTCGAGGCTTCGGATCCCGACGGTACAACGCCGGTTATTTCTCTGGCTTCAAGGCCCGCCGGGGCGATTCTGGAGGATTTGGGCGATGCCGGAGGCCTGCGGCAGATGCGCTTTCGCTGGATTCCGGCCGAGGGGCAGGCGGGAACGTATCAATTGACTTTCAAAGCCAGCGACGGCGCGCTTGAGGCGTCGCGAAACGTTGTAATCACCGTTAACTCCGCGAAGGACAAGGACGACGACGGCATCGACGACCAGTGGGAACTCGATCACTTCGGCGATCTGACCACCGCCAATGCGACTTCGGACTTTGACGGAGACGGAATTACCGATCTGGCGGAGTTCCTCGCGGGAATGAATCCCAATTCAGCCGACAGCGACGGCGACGGCTATTCCGACGAACAGGAAACCGCTTTCGGTTCTTCGCCGACGGACCCTCTTTCAATCCCGGTAGCCGAATGGAAGGCTAGGCCCCAGGTATCTGTAGGTATGCAAAGATCAATCTACTTTGTCCGCTCCGACGGGACTCTGTGGTGCGCCGGAAGAGACCCGTATCTGCGCATTAACAACTATTATTACTTTGACCCGCGCGCTACGCGGCAGATCGGCACCGATACCGACTGGAAAACCGTGTCGGCGGGTGACAGCTTTGTTATCGCTATTAAAACCGATGGTACGTTGTGGGGTTGGGGCCATAATTACTACGGCCAATTGGCCGACGGCACCATATATAACAGCTATGCGGTCAAAAAAATCGGCACTGAAAACGACTGGACAGACATTTCATCGGGCTCATTTCATGCCGTGGCTTTGAAGAGCGACGGCACACTGTGGGCCTGGGGCGATAACAGGAACAGGCAACTGGGCGACGGCACGAACATCACAAGGTATTTCCCTGTAAAAATAGGAACGGATAATGACTGGGTTGATATAGAAGTTGGCGATAAGGCAAATTTTGCCCTTAAAAGTGATGGTTCGTTATGGGCCTGGGGTTACGATACCTATGGGTGCGGCCAACTAGGACTCGGAGATGGCTCTGGTTATTATGGCCCCGCAAAAGTTGGGACAGATAATGACTGGACTGCGGTTTCTACTTCACAACAGTGGCATACCCTGGCCCTCAAACGTGACGGAAGTCTGTGGGCGTGGGGCCTTAATTTGCTTAAACAGCTTGGTGACGGAACAACGGTCAATAAAAAAACACCCACGCGGGTCGGTACGGACACCGACTGGCGATGGGCGGAGGCCGGGATAGGTTCGCTTGCGGTAAAGCGGGACGGAACCCTGTGGGTTTGGGGAACCATCTATCCCTGGTGGTCTGTAGGGACTGGAAATCTCACTGATTATCTGGGAGTACCAACGCGCGCCGGAGATACGGCAGGATGGCTTTACGGCTCGTCGGGATATCTCAATACGCTGACAAGAACCGATGGAACGCTGTGGGCAGGAGGCCTTACCTATCGCGATACAACCGTTTTCACCCCTAAACAAAGTACCGGTTTTAATGACTGGGAGGCTATTTCGACCCAGTACCGCAGTTCAGCCGGAATCAGAAGCGATAAATCTCTGTGGACATGGGGCGACAATTACTCCGGGCAGTTGGGCGTTGGCGACAAAGCCAAGCGTTATTCGCCGGTGCAGGCCGGTGCGGGTCTGTCATGGAAAAAGGTGAGCGTAGGCGGAGACCGAATGTCTGCCGTCACGGAAGACGGCCAGTTATGGAGCTGGGGGGGAAATGGCAATTCGCAGCTTGTTCCAGACTCAACGCAGGATCAGCTTCTTCCCGTGCGCATAGGCGCGGACAGCGATTGGGTCGATACCGCCAGCGGCGTCGCCCATACACTGGCGCTAAAATCCGACGGCACGCTTTGGGCCTGGGGAGTCAACTACTACGGCCAACTCGGCGACGGCTCGTCAACCATGCGGTCTGCCCCGGTGCAGGTCGGAGCCGATAAAACCTGGAGGGCCGTATATGCGTACGGCCAGCACTCCTACGCCATCGCCTCCGACAACACTCTTTGGGGCTGGGGCTACAACTGGTACGGCACTTACCTCGGGGACGGAACCATCCAGACCCGTTATCTGCCCGTGCAGATCGGCGGCGCCTCAGACTGGCAGTCTCTTTCGGTTAATACCGACCGCGTAATCGGCGTAAAAACCAGCGGGACCCTGTGGGGTTGGGGAGACTCGAATTCTCCCTCGCCGGTGCAGTTCGGGAGCGATACTGACTGGATTTCGGCCTTCGCCTGCAATCAAGCGTTTCTTGCTATCAAGGCCGACGGCACGCTTTGGGGGTCGGGATACAATGAACAACACCACGAATTAGGTGTTTTGAACGTCAGCAACAGTTTTCCAATGATGCAGCTTCAGGGCGCGGAAGGGTGGAAAACCCTCGCAGGCGGAGACGGCAACATCCTTGCGCTAAAGGATGACGGCCAAGGAGCGGTTTCTCTATGGGGTTGGGGGGTAAACAACTACGGACAACTCGGGAACGGGCAGGGGGAGTATATCCCGGAACCGGAGAAGGTGGAAGACGGAGCTCTTTGGCCTGCCGGCGGAGATTTGGTACCGCCTATTTCCTATCCGACTTTGGCGCAGGGTGTTTACGATGATCCGATCTCAGTTTCTATAACAGCAGTGGACGACAAGGACCCCTCGCCCGCGGTTTTTTATTCCACCGATGGTGGCAGCAGCGGTTGGATTGAATCGAAATTTTTGCCCACCAGGTTTCAGGATAATACGACTTTAAGTTTTTATGCTGTGGATTTTGCGGGAAATAAAGAGCCTGTGCGGACGGCGGCGTATACTTTCAGGGATTCCGATGGAGACTCGATCCTCGACTGGAGGGAACGCACCGTTACCGGCACTGACCCGAATACATGGGATACCGACGGCGATGGTCTCGGCGACGGTAGTGAACTGGCTGCGGGGCTGAACCCGCTGGTCGCGGATACCGACGGTGACGGAATAAACGACGGAGGTGAAGTAGCCGGTGGAACGGACCCGAAAGACGTGGATTCGGACGACGATGGGTTGACCGATAGCGACGAGGTTTCCGTCTACCTTACCGACCCGAACGACAGGGATACGGACCGTGACTGGTCAACGGACGCATCCGAGATCCTCAGCGGCACGGATCCGCTAGACCCCGCTCAGTCATCGCCTTCCACATTCAGAATAAGTCTTGACGCCGACGGACGGCAATTGCCGTATAACACAGGGAATGGAAATATATCCAGGGACGGGCGTTACGCTTTGGTACATAACATTCGTTTCGATGGTTTTAATTACCTTGAAGGTGTTTTTGCTTATGACACTCTCAGCGGAGAAATCGATTCTGTCGGCGATGATGCACAGGGGACGCCATCAGGGTGGGGTGAGGGGGCCATAAGTCCTGACGGGCGCTACGTCGCTTTTTATTCAACTACTACAAGGTTTGCAGGCTCGTATTCTCCTCCTTCGACGCCTTATAATTATACTTCCATTTTTGTACGCGACAGGCTGACCCGTGGCCTTTCGCACCGGACTAATTCCGCTTGGAACGGGCCGTTTTCCAGCTTAACCATAGGCGAAGGCGGCAATACAATTGCATTCGCATTCAGGCTTCCAAGCAATGTAAATTGTGCCTACAGTTGGGAATTAAACAAGCCGGTGAACCTGTTTGCGAGACTTGCGACCAATGTCGGCCTGAGTCCTGACGGCCAGTACGCAGCGTCAACCCCTCTTTGGTATTTTGACTATGGCGTTCTCTTCAACACCGCTACAGCCCAGTCGGAAAATTATCCAAGGGACATAAACGGCAATGTTCACAGGAATATTCAGTCTTCCTCCGTGCGGTTGAGCAGCCTCGGCCGCTATGTAGCCGTGCTTTCTAATGACCCCCTTGTGCCACAGGATAACAATAACACTGCCGATGTCTATGTTTACGACCGTTTGTTCGCGCGCTCCGAAATTGTTAGCGTGAACAACAGCGGAGAGGCCGGCGACACATTTTCCACTGTAGGCGACATAAGCGAGGATGGCCGCTACGTGGTCTTTCTGTCCAACGCCACAAATTTTGGCGGACCCGTTAACGGCAACCTTCAAATTTACGTCAGGGACCGGTGGAAGGGGACGACCGAACTTGTCTCAATCGGCTTGGACGGCGCTGCCGCCGATTGGGGAGCGAGCTATCCCCGGATCAGCGGGTCGGGAAAACACGTGGTGTTTACCTCCACTTCCACAAATCTGGTTCCCTCCGATACAAACGCAATGCAGGATGTTTTTGTCCGCTACGTCGGACCCGATGACAGCGGTTATTACTCCTTTGACTCCGACATGGATAACGACGGTTTGGCCGATGCCGTCGAAGACGCCGACGGCGACGGCGCGGTCGGCTCGAATGAGACCGACCCGGCGTTGTTCGACACCGATGGCGACGGTCTTTCTGACGGACTGGAAATTGGCCTCAATATCCCGAGACATTCGGCGACCTCGGCTGCTGTTTTTCAGCCAGATTATGACCCGCTGACAAAAACCGATCCGCAAAATCCCGATACCGACGGCGACGGGCTGTCGGACGGCATAGAGGACACTAACCATAGCGGAAGGTTTGATATAGGAGAAACAGCCCCTCTCAATCCAGATACCGATGGCGACGGGTTGGCAGACGGAGTGGAGGACGCCAATCTCAATGGAATTTTTGAGCCCGCCCTCGGCGAAACAAATCCACGCAGCGCAGATACCGACGGCGACGGGCTTATGGATGGCAACATCGCCTGCGAGGACCTGAACGCCAACGGCTTATATGAACCCCAACTCGGTGAAACCAATCCCAATGCGTGGGACAGCGACGGAGACGGCGTTTCAGATGGCGTTGAAAGAGGGCTCGTAGCACCTGAAACGCATGATACGGACCTTTCATTTTTCGTGGCCGATGCGGATCCCTCTACAGTCACCGATCCGAACAATCCGGATACCGATGGCGACGGGATTTTGGATGGCATGGAAGATGCGAACAAAGACGGCCGAGTGGACCCGGGGGAAACCTCTGCGGCCCTCTCCGATACCGACAGCGACGGTTACATCGACAGCGTTGACAGCTTTGCGCTTGATACTACTGAATGGATCGATACCGATCGTGACGGAATAGGTAGCAACGCCGACCTTGATGATGACGGCGATGGCATTACCGACCTCACCGAGATTGTCATGGGGACCGACCCCCTTAATACCGATACGGACGGGGACGGCTATAATGATGGCGTGGACGTTTTTCCGATCGACCCATTGAAGTGGATGGATGAAACACCGCCTGTCACCTCGATCGAAATCGGTTCCCCTAAATACCAGGCCTTAAAGCTTTTCGTAACCTCTCACACCGGGCTTCAGTTGCGCGCACAAGACTCGCTGAGCGCCGTAGTTCTCACCGAATACAGAATCGATCTGGGAATGTGGGTGGTTTACTGCTCGCCGTTCAACGTTAGCGGCGAAGGCGAGCACCTTGTCGAATACCGGTCGGTGGATTCGGCCGGAAACGTTGAGACTCCCAACTCCGTTTACGTTACGGTAGACGACACCGGCCCGGTAATCGACGCTCCGTTCTACGTCAAGGTTTACGCGCAGATGGACGGAATGGCCGCGGTGACTTTAACGGCCGCGCAAGACGACGGCGAGGGGAGCGGCGTCTCCGGACCCCTGTCGTGGCGGCTCAACGGTGAAATTCTCGCCTCAGGCCCCGAGTTGGCCCGCTCCTTTTCGATAGGCGCCTACGAAATACTGCTTAGCGGCTCCGACAACTTGGACAACGTTTCGGACAAGATCGCGATAGCGGAAATTGCAAGACGCGAGGCCCAAATAGCGTACAGCTGGGAAACTTCCGCTCAGTGGTCCGACGAAGCCGTTTTCGGAGCGACGGTTTACGACGTGACAGGAAGCCGTACGCCCTCCCCTCTTGGAAATTACGGCAAAGTCGTCTTCAGGATTTTAAGCGGAGGAGGCGAATTGTACTCCTTCGACGCTGGGAGCACCGGAGATTCCGGCCAAGCCAGCAACGTCCTCCTTATGAACGACGGATTGATCCCATCGGGTAATTACGATCTCACGGTCTCTTTTAGCGACCCTGCAGGGATATTCGATCCCGCATCCATAAATGTGCCGTTCGATCTTGCCCCCGAAGAGGTGTCCTTGGAGTACTCCGGCCAGCAAATCGCGATGGTCAGCGATTCCTCCGTTCAACTAAAAGCAACCGTATACCAGGATGAAAATGAGCCCGACGGGGACTTAATCGATTACGACAACCCAGAAAACCCGGTCTTTGCGAAATTCGACATCTACAGCCTCACCCAGATCCCAGGGGTTGACGAACCTCTCTATTCTTCTGGCCAAGTTCAGGTTGAAAACAGCGCAATTCACTTGGGCATAGGTGTGGCTTCAGTAAGTTTTCCCTTGTCCGTCGTCGGTTCCGAGGAGGCAAACTATCTGGCAAGGCTTCAACTCGCCGACGATAGTTACGCGAGAGCGGATGTTGTAGATATTCCCTTAACCGTTTACGATCCCGCGGGAAAGTACTTTACGGGCGCAGGTTTCGTTGTTGACCAGGCCAGCGGGGGATACAACCATTTCGCCTTTAAGGTCAGATTCGACGAAACCGGGCACCCCTACGGAAAAATGGTATACATGACGAAGGACAATGAGCTGAGGACTAAAACTTCGGTAGAGAACACGGCCTTGCTTTCGGCCGGGTTCTTCGCACCACTTCCGGATGGGTCGATTCAGGCTATTGCGGAAGGATTTTGCGACATCTCAACCTACGATAGCGAAAATGACAACCTCATTGAGACGATTGGCGGAATAAGCTGCAAGCTTGTCGTCCAAGACGGAGGGACTGTGAGCGACACCTTCCGGCTTGAATTGCGGTATCCTGACGGCGTTCACGTGGTACCATATCATATGGACTCGGCCTTACCACTGGGTGGCGGCAGCGTGATAATACACGAATAATATAGGTGGCGTTTCGCAGGAGTATGCCCCCCCCTGGTACGGACGTAGGTTATGCCGGTGTCCCATGGTTCGGACGTGAATTTCGATTTCTTTACGAAAAAGTGCTCCTTCCGCTGCCGGATTATGCCGGAGAACTCTACTTTTAGGCGGGGCTATTTTACGGGAGGGTTACAAACCATAATAGCGGCATGAAGAACGCCGAGGTCAAAAAAACAGCGATTACGGCTCGGTACTCGAAATGGAAGCGGCGATTGGACGCCATTTTGGAGAAAGGACCATCTTTTTTTCTGAAAAACCTTAAGCGAGCCGGGAACAAGATACGGGAACGAAGAAGCATTCGATATTTAAAAACTGCAAGGCGGGCTCTTTAAAAGGTGGTGAAAACGCGACCTAAAAAGAGGCTACAAGTCCAAAAGCAAATGCCGAACGGTCCAAAAGCAAACGCCGCGCTACAGACCCCCCCTTCCCATCTTTCCGATGAGTTCGCGAAGGGCAGGGCGGCCATGGAGCGAACGTGCGGACCGCCAGCGGACCGCTGGAGGGATTTTGGGCAAAACGAAAGGGGCCTCCCGTTTCGGGAAGCCCCTTGATCATCAATGGTGCCGGAGGCGAGAATCGAATTTTCTATTGCTTCGCAATTTTAAAATTCTCTTCGAGAATGTCTGGTAGCGTTCGGACGAGCCGAACGCTCTCGGCGCGAGTTCTCAGCCCGCCTCCGGACAACAAAAAACCGCCCCTTTTTGGGGCGGTTCTATGTCGTGGTGCCGGAGGCGAGAATCGAACTCGCACGCTGTCGCCAGCACCGGATTTTGAGTCCGGCGCGTCTACCAATTCCACCACTCCGGCATTTTCGCGTCCCGAAGTATATTGGCGAAGGTTCCGGGTGTCAAGGATAGGGTTTCGCCAAGGATAAAAGGCTGTTGACAGTCTTTTTGGGCTCTGTTATAAATGCGCCTCCTTTACGGGGCTGTAGCTCAGCTGGGAGAGCGCTTGAATGGCATTCAAGAGGTCAGGGGTTCGATCCCCCTCAGCTCCACCAAATAAAATCAAGGACTTAGGCGTTTTAGCTTAAGTCCTTTTTTGTTGCCCGGTCAATTCTCCCTACCATCTCCTAGCTCCCTCTCTATCCTCCAGACCCCTTCTCCCATGTCCTCGACGACTTCAAAGCCGAGCTTTTTGGCGAGGTGGAGCATGCCTTCGTTGCCGGGGAGGATGGCGCCGGTTATCTTGCCTACGCCTTTTTCTTTCGCTATCGCTATACCGGCGCTGACGAGTTTCCTCCCGAGACCCTGTTTTTGCCACCGCTCGCCGATTACGACGGCGAGCTCGGCGTACTCGCGGCCTGGGTGCATCTTGAGGTGGCACATGCCGAGTATCCGCTCCTTGCCCGGCGGCTCTTCGACGGCGACGAGGGCTATCTCCCGGTCGTAGTCTACCTGGCAGAAGCCCGCGAGGCGGGCGTGACCGAGCTCCTTTATCTGCTGGAAGAAACGGAAGTAGAGGTTTTCGGCGGAGAGGGTGTCGAGCATCTCCTTAACGGCGGGCTCGTCTTCGGGGCGGATGGGGCGGATTATCACGGCTATGCCGGAGTTGGTGACCCAGAAGGATTCGTACTGGTTGGGGTAGGGGAGGATGACGAGGTGATCGGGGCTTTTCACCGGGGTCTTTTCGACTATCACCCGCGCGTCCACCGCCAGCAGGTTTTCTCCAACGAGGACTAGGGGGTTTATGTCCAGCTCGCGTATCTCGGGGAAGTCCGCCGCGAGGTAGGCGAGGCGGACGATGATTTCCTCCAGCAGCGGAAGGTTCGCCGGGGGTTTCCCGCGATAGCCGCCGAGCAGGGTGAAGATTCTTGTCTTTTCGATCATCCGCCGGGCGAGGAGGAGGTTCATCGGGGGAAAGCCGATGGACTTGTCGCGGTAAATCTCGGTGAAGATTCCGCCCATTCCGAAGAGAATCACGGGGCCGAAGGCGGGGTCGGTCTTGATGCCGAGGATTATCTCGTGTTCGACCCTCTTCACCATCGGCTGGAGGGTGACTCCGAGAATTTCGGCGGCGGGGTTGTACCTCTTCGCGCTTTTCACGACATCCCGGTAGCCGTTTTTCACCTCTTGCGCGCTTCCCAGCGAGAGTTTTATTCCCCCGGCGTCGCTCTTGTGGGTTATCGCGGGGGAGTGGACCTTGAGGGCGACCGGGTAGCCGATCTCGCCGGCGCGCTCGGCGGCCTCCTCCTCCGAGAGGGCTATCTCGGTGGGGTTGACCGGTATCCCGTAGGCTGAGAGGAGGGCTTTGGCCTCCGGCTCGGTGAGGGTGTTCCAGCCGCGTTCGAGGGCGGAGTCTATGACGGCCCTCGCCCGGTTCCGGTCCACGCCGAGGTTCTTGGGGAGGTTGGGCGGGGTCTCCTGCAAAAGCTCCTGATTGCGGGTGTACGTGAACATGTGAAAGAGCGCCGCTACGGCCCTCTCCGGGGTCTCGAAGACGGGGATTCCCCTCTCGTTGAAGACCTTTATCCCGCCCTCGACGCCTCGCCCGCCCATCCAGACGGCGCAGACGGGGGTGTCGTGGGCGCTAATCACCGGCGACATCTCGTCGATAACCCGCGTCAACTGCTCGGCGACCTGCGTGGGGTGGGTCATCGCCTGCGGGGTGAGCATTATTATGAGGCCGTCAACCTCCGGCGCACCGAGGAGGATGCGCGCCGCGTCGCGGTAGCGCTCCGGGGTGGCGTCGCCCAGGATGTCCACGGGGTTGTGGCTGGACCACGCCGCCGGGAGGACCTTGTCCAGAGCCTCGATCGTCTCCTTTTCGAGGGTCGCGGGCTGGAGCGACCACTCGCTCATCGCGTCCACGCACATCACACCCGGCCCGCCCGCGTTGGTGAGGACGGCGAGGCGGTCTCCCTTTCCGCGCCCCTGCTTCGCGAGGGCTTCGGCGCAGTCGAAGAGACCCCCGAGAGTCTTGACCCGGACTATGCCCGCCCTCTCGAAGGCGGCGTCGTAGACCTCGTCGTCCCCGACAAGCGAGCCGGTGTGGCTGGCGGCGGCCTGCGCCCCGGCGGGGCTTCTGCCCGACTTGACTACGATTATGGGCTTTGTCTTCGAGACCGACCGCGCCGCGCTCATGAATTTTTTTATGTTGGTGAGGGCTTCTATATAGAGAAGTATCGATTCCACCTCCGGCCTCGTGCCGAGATAGTCGAGCACGTCGCCGAAATCGATGTCGGCCATAGAGCCGATGGAGACGAAGTGGCTAAAGCCGATGTTGGCCGAAAGCGAGCGGTCGAGCATGATGGTCAGGACCGCGCCCGACTGGCTGATTATGGCGACCCTGCCCGTCTTGCACATGTTGGAGGCAAAGGTGGCGTTCAGCCCGATGGAGGGGACGATTATGCCGAGGCAGTTCGGCCCGAGAATCCTCACCGAGTGGCGGCGGGCAGCCTCAAGCATCTCCCGCTCAAGCCGCGCCCCCTCCTCGCCGGTCTCCTTGCCGCCCGCGCTCACCGCGATGACCGCCTTTATCCCCGCCTCTCCCGCCTTCGCGATAATCTTCGGGACGGCGGCGATGGGGACCGCTACCACCGCCAGATCGACGCTCTTGCCGATAGCGGTAAGCGAGGGGTGGGAGCGAAGCCCGAGAATCTCCTTGTGCTTCGGGTTTACGAGGTAAACCTCGCCCTTGAACCCGCCGCCGAGGAGGTTGTCCAGGATGGTGCGGCCTATGGAGCCTTCGAGGGGCGAAGCGCCGACAAGGGCGACCGAAGCGGGCGCGAAGAGTTTTTCCAGATGAAGAGTGTTCAAGTTTCACTCCGAATTTCCGGCGGTCAAATGGGCATTGTAACCCTTGTAAGGTTACTTTAAACGGAGTAAGGCACAAGGGGGAAGGGGGATCGTTTCGTCATTCCCGCGAAGGCGGAATCCAGGGATAGTTGTGTAGGGTGCCGTTAGCCGCGAAGCGGCGTAACGCACCATTCTTCGGCCGTCAGTCCCGCGAAGGGCGGGAATCCAGTGACTTTTGGATGCTTCGCAGGTTTACAGCTAGCGGGGCTGTCCGCCCCGCGCCCCAAGCCACCTTTTGAGTGAGCAAAAGGTGGCCCAAAACTCAGCCCAGACTCGTCGCTCGCGCTTCAAGAAGCGCGACCACTTCGTTTCGGCTGGGCCGTACGGGGCACCCGCTCCGCTTGCGCTTCGCTAAGACCCCGCGCCGGCCCGACG containing:
- a CDS encoding bifunctional acyl-CoA synthetase/GNAT family N-acetyltransferase codes for the protein MNTLHLEKLFAPASVALVGASPLEGSIGRTILDNLLGGGFKGEVYLVNPKHKEILGLRSHPSLTAIGKSVDLAVVAVPIAAVPKIIAKAGEAGIKAVIAVSAGGKETGEEGARLEREMLEAARRHSVRILGPNCLGIIVPSIGLNATFASNMCKTGRVAIISQSGAVLTIMLDRSLSANIGFSHFVSIGSMADIDFGDVLDYLGTRPEVESILLYIEALTNIKKFMSAARSVSKTKPIIVVKSGRSPAGAQAAASHTGSLVGDDEVYDAAFERAGIVRVKTLGGLFDCAEALAKQGRGKGDRLAVLTNAGGPGVMCVDAMSEWSLQPATLEKETIEALDKVLPAAWSSHNPVDILGDATPERYRDAARILLGAPEVDGLIIMLTPQAMTHPTQVAEQLTRVIDEMSPVISAHDTPVCAVWMGGRGVEGGIKVFNERGIPVFETPERAVAALFHMFTYTRNQELLQETPPNLPKNLGVDRNRARAVIDSALERGWNTLTEPEAKALLSAYGIPVNPTEIALSEEEAAERAGEIGYPVALKVHSPAITHKSDAGGIKLSLGSAQEVKNGYRDVVKSAKRYNPAAEILGVTLQPMVKRVEHEIILGIKTDPAFGPVILFGMGGIFTEIYRDKSIGFPPMNLLLARRMIEKTRIFTLLGGYRGKPPANLPLLEEIIVRLAYLAADFPEIRELDINPLVLVGENLLAVDARVIVEKTPVKSPDHLVILPYPNQYESFWVTNSGIAVIIRPIRPEDEPAVKEMLDTLSAENLYFRFFQQIKELGHARLAGFCQVDYDREIALVAVEEPPGKERILGMCHLKMHPGREYAELAVVIGERWQKQGLGRKLVSAGIAIAKEKGVGKITGAILPGNEGMLHLAKKLGFEVVEDMGEGVWRIERELGDGREN